The stretch of DNA GGGAGGTGCAGCCCAATGACGCGCACCACGCGCTTGCGCGGCTGGAGCGGGACTGGGATGGGGATTACCTGCTGGTGACGCAGAATGTGGATGACCTGCATGACCGGGCCCGGGATGCCTATCCGGAACTGGGGCGGCGGGATGCGTTCGCCGGGCGTCCGGGCCTTATTCATATGCATGGCGAATTGCTGAAGGCCCGCTGCACCGAATGCGAACAGGTGTGCCACTGGAGGGCGGATCTGGAGGTGCACAGCGCCTGCGTGTGCCAAAATGGCGTGCTGCGGCCGCATATCGTCTGGTTCGGCGAAATGCCGCTGATGATGCATGCGATTGAGCGGGCGGTGGCGCAATGCGACCTGTTTGTTTCCATCGGCACATCGGGCGCGGTGTATCCGGCGGCAGGGTTTGTGCAGCTGGCACGCGCGGCTGGGGCGGAGACGGTTGAAATCAACCTGGAGCCCACCGTGCAGCGAGGATTATTCGACCGTGGCTATTATGGCCTGGCCGGGGCGCAGGTGCCCTTATTCGTGGAGGAGCTGCTTTCTACAGGCCTCTGATTAAAGGCCTCTGACAGCGGCCAGCACATCCTGCACATGCCCGGGCACTTTTACGCTGCGCCACACCTGGCGGACGATGCCCTGTTCATCAATCAGGAACGTGGCGCGTTCGATGCCCATGTATTTTTTGCCATACATGGATTTTTCCACCCAGACGCCGTAGGCCTC from bacterium encodes:
- a CDS encoding NAD-dependent deacylase is translated as MNIVILTGAGISAESGVPTFRAQDGLWCGHRVEDVATPEAYERNPVLVQSFYNTRRAQLREVQPNDAHHALARLERDWDGDYLLVTQNVDDLHDRARDAYPELGRRDAFAGRPGLIHMHGELLKARCTECEQVCHWRADLEVHSACVCQNGVLRPHIVWFGEMPLMMHAIERAVAQCDLFVSIGTSGAVYPAAGFVQLARAAGAETVEINLEPTVQRGLFDRGYYGLAGAQVPLFVEELLSTGL